From Deinococcus detaillensis, one genomic window encodes:
- a CDS encoding DUF309 domain-containing protein — protein MWSAQSSQEWNEGARLFNAGLWWEAHEAWEGRWLIAAGEERAFLQALILLAAALHRRWAYGSLTHRNFDKAQKYLQALPAEYGGVDLLKLNQDVWAALQQEGQRPQLPVHSNLK, from the coding sequence ATGTGGTCGGCCCAGAGCAGTCAGGAGTGGAATGAGGGAGCGCGGCTGTTTAATGCGGGCCTGTGGTGGGAAGCCCACGAAGCGTGGGAAGGCCGCTGGCTGATTGCTGCCGGTGAGGAGCGGGCGTTCTTGCAGGCCCTGATTTTGCTGGCCGCCGCGCTGCACAGGCGCTGGGCGTACGGCAGTCTCACCCACCGCAACTTCGACAAAGCCCAGAAATATCTCCAGGCCTTGCCAGCCGAATACGGCGGCGTTGATCTACTCAAACTCAATCAGGACGTGTGGGCGGCGCTGCAACAGGAGGGACAGCGGCCACAGTTGCCGGTGCATTCAAACTTAAAGTGA
- the trxA gene encoding thioredoxin, with the protein MKPVELSDSNFKSEIESGLTLVDFWAPWCGPCRMVAPVMEEIAGQYSGKVKVGKLNVDDNQQTAMQFKVMSIPTVMLFKDGQLIETAVGAQPKRAFEQLINKHVENAVSN; encoded by the coding sequence ATGAAACCCGTAGAACTGAGCGACAGCAATTTTAAGAGCGAAATCGAAAGTGGCCTGACGTTGGTGGACTTTTGGGCCCCCTGGTGCGGCCCTTGCCGGATGGTCGCCCCCGTCATGGAAGAGATCGCCGGGCAGTACAGCGGCAAAGTCAAAGTCGGCAAGCTCAACGTGGACGACAACCAGCAAACCGCCATGCAGTTTAAGGTGATGAGTATCCCCACCGTGATGTTGTTCAAGGATGGTCAATTAATAGAAACCGCTGTGGGCGCACAACCCAAGCGGGCATTTGAACAGTTGATCAACAAGCACGTCGAGAACGCCGTCAGCAACTGA
- a CDS encoding sugar-binding transcriptional regulator encodes MTNPDHAPPETLPDQAAQAVQVARLYFYQGLTTGQIAAELGVSRPKVSRLLTLAKQSGLVEIRIHDPAEHPQVLEAQLRQRFPDLSPHVVDVPTGSSEAVSLERVSAYSANLLSNTLQPQQIVGLAWGNTLEAVSRALKPRAIPELTFVQLNGSANAEDFMSGFVTDTVARFARNYGGRAQLFPVPTFFDSAETKKMMWQERSVRHVLALQERADVLLYSLGSTEAEMPSYVYTAGYLEAHEEAGLISAGVVGDLATVFFRADGSFEGIPMNARASGPDLGLVRAAPQTICVVAGVGKARALHAALLGGLAKVLVVDEPTARAVLALG; translated from the coding sequence ATGACCAACCCAGATCACGCCCCTCCCGAAACGCTGCCCGACCAAGCTGCCCAAGCGGTGCAGGTGGCGCGGCTGTACTTTTATCAGGGCCTGACCACTGGCCAAATTGCTGCCGAACTCGGCGTGTCGCGGCCCAAAGTCTCGCGGCTGCTGACGCTGGCCAAGCAGAGCGGCCTCGTTGAAATTCGGATTCACGACCCCGCCGAGCATCCACAGGTTCTCGAAGCCCAACTTCGTCAGCGTTTTCCGGATCTCTCGCCGCATGTGGTGGACGTCCCCACCGGCAGTAGCGAGGCCGTCAGCTTGGAGCGCGTCTCGGCGTACAGCGCCAACTTGCTGAGCAATACCCTCCAGCCTCAGCAGATCGTGGGCCTGGCCTGGGGCAACACTTTAGAGGCGGTCAGCCGGGCGCTGAAGCCCCGCGCCATTCCGGAACTTACTTTCGTGCAGCTCAACGGCTCGGCCAACGCCGAGGACTTCATGAGCGGCTTTGTCACCGACACGGTGGCCCGCTTTGCCCGCAATTACGGCGGCAGAGCGCAGCTTTTCCCGGTGCCGACTTTTTTCGACAGCGCCGAAACCAAGAAGATGATGTGGCAAGAGCGCAGCGTGCGGCACGTGCTGGCGCTCCAAGAGCGGGCCGACGTGCTGCTGTACTCGCTGGGCAGCACCGAGGCCGAAATGCCCAGCTACGTCTACACGGCAGGCTACTTGGAAGCCCACGAAGAAGCCGGACTCATCTCGGCGGGGGTGGTGGGCGACCTTGCCACCGTATTTTTCCGCGCCGACGGCAGCTTTGAAGGTATTCCCATGAACGCGCGGGCCAGCGGCCCCGATTTGGGGTTGGTGCGGGCTGCGCCGCAAACCATCTGCGTGGTGGCCGGTGTCGGCAAAGCCCGCGCTCTGCACGCCGCTTTGCTGGGTGGGCTGGCCAAGGTGTTGGTGGTCGACGAACCTACTGCGCGGGCGGTGCTGGCGCTGGGGTAA
- the glpK gene encoding glycerol kinase GlpK has translation MPQYILALDQGTTSSRAIVFDQLGNIKAQAQKEFHQLFPRPGLVEHDAQEIWSTQIGVAQEAITQARLRPSDIAAIGITNQRETVVIWERVSGKPIHNAIVWQDRRTAGWCDQLKAAGKEELIQQKTGLILDAYFSGTKVKWILDNVEGAREKAEKGELAFGTIDSWLIYNLTGGELHITDAGNASRTMLYNIHTGEWDDELLALLDVPRGILPEVRNSSEVYGETAEGLLGSRIKIAGIAGDQQSATFGQACLERGMAKNTYGTGCFLLMNTEGDAVPSQNRLLTTVAWQLGGERTYALEGGVFVGGAVVQWLRDGLGIIRSSGDVETLAASVPDSGGVFLVPAFVGLGAPYWDPYARGSMLGLTRGSTAAHIARAALEAVAYQSAELVAAMEKDSGVTLRELRVDGGASNNDLMMQFQADILGVPVVRPKITETTALGAAYLAGLAVGYWQDTSEISAQWQEERRFEPQMEPAERGARLAKWKKAVERSRAWEDADA, from the coding sequence ATGCCTCAGTACATTCTCGCGCTCGATCAAGGCACCACGTCCAGCCGCGCCATCGTGTTTGACCAGTTGGGCAACATCAAAGCGCAGGCCCAAAAAGAGTTTCATCAGCTTTTCCCGCGTCCGGGCTTGGTCGAACACGACGCCCAAGAAATCTGGAGCACCCAAATCGGCGTGGCGCAAGAAGCCATCACGCAGGCACGCTTGCGTCCCAGCGACATCGCCGCCATCGGCATCACCAACCAGCGCGAAACGGTGGTGATTTGGGAGCGGGTTAGTGGCAAGCCCATTCACAACGCCATCGTCTGGCAAGACCGCCGCACGGCTGGGTGGTGCGACCAGCTCAAAGCGGCGGGCAAAGAGGAGTTGATTCAGCAAAAAACTGGTCTGATTCTTGACGCCTACTTTTCCGGCACCAAAGTCAAGTGGATCTTGGACAACGTGGAGGGCGCACGTGAAAAAGCCGAGAAAGGCGAGTTGGCTTTTGGCACCATCGATTCGTGGCTCATTTACAATCTGACTGGCGGCGAGCTGCACATCACCGACGCTGGCAACGCTTCGCGCACCATGCTCTACAACATTCACACTGGCGAGTGGGATGATGAACTCCTCGCGCTCCTGGACGTGCCGCGCGGCATTTTGCCGGAGGTGCGAAACTCCAGCGAAGTCTACGGCGAGACCGCCGAGGGCTTACTGGGCAGCCGCATCAAAATTGCCGGTATCGCGGGCGATCAGCAGTCGGCCACCTTCGGGCAAGCCTGTTTGGAGCGCGGCATGGCCAAAAACACCTACGGCACCGGCTGCTTTTTGCTGATGAATACCGAAGGTGACGCGGTGCCCAGCCAAAACCGCTTGCTGACCACGGTGGCCTGGCAACTCGGCGGCGAGCGTACCTACGCGCTGGAAGGCGGGGTGTTTGTCGGCGGAGCGGTGGTGCAGTGGCTGCGCGACGGCCTAGGCATCATCCGCAGCAGCGGCGACGTTGAAACGCTGGCGGCCAGCGTGCCGGACAGCGGCGGGGTGTTTTTGGTTCCGGCCTTCGTGGGACTCGGCGCTCCGTACTGGGACCCCTACGCACGCGGCAGCATGCTGGGCCTGACGCGCGGCTCGACCGCCGCCCACATCGCCCGCGCCGCGCTGGAAGCGGTGGCTTACCAAAGCGCCGAACTGGTCGCCGCCATGGAAAAAGACAGCGGCGTGACCCTGAGAGAACTGCGGGTAGACGGCGGAGCCAGCAACAACGACCTGATGATGCAGTTTCAAGCCGACATTCTGGGCGTGCCGGTGGTGCGCCCCAAAATCACCGAAACCACCGCGCTGGGGGCCGCTTACTTGGCAGGCTTGGCGGTGGGCTACTGGCAAGACACCAGCGAGATTTCGGCTCAGTGGCAAGAAGAGCGCCGCTTTGAGCCGCAGATGGAGCCAGCGGAACGCGGGGCCCGCTTGGCCAAGTGGAAAAAAGCGGTGGAGCGCTCCAGAGCATGGGAAGACGCCGACGCCTGA
- a CDS encoding glycerol-3-phosphate dehydrogenase/oxidase — MTQPLPSTRAQHLQAAAQDTTWDVVVIGGGASGLGAAVEAATRGYKTLLLEAYDYAKGTSSRSTKLVHGGVRYLAQGNVSLVREALHERGLLKKNAPHLVHDLGFLIASYTWWSKPFYGIGMKVYDALAGKLNLQPSRLVSKAKALQMAPTLQKAGIKGGVLYFDGQFDDSRLAITLLRTFEDYGGVALNYAPVVGLTKSGGKISGVSFRDSETGKSYAVKAKTVINATGVFVDSVRKMDDAQARPMLSPSQGVHVVVGRQFWPSDSALMVPRTDDGRVLFAVPWHDHVVIGTTDTAVPEVSLEPRALPEEIDFILKTASQYMNPAPTRADVQSVYVGLRPLVKAAQGSDTKAISRDHVIRISESGLLTLTGGKWTTYRRMGEDAVNRAAKLANLPERLTLTPGLRLHGWSEDERADHWKVYGSDADKVQAMEGAATPLHPKLPYMEAEVRWAAQMEQARTVEDVLSRRLRALLLNAQSSIEAAPRVAELLAEELGQDKAWQAAQVEEYQDLAKGYLLPA, encoded by the coding sequence ATGACTCAACCTCTTCCCAGCACCCGCGCCCAGCACCTCCAAGCCGCCGCCCAAGACACCACATGGGACGTTGTGGTCATCGGCGGCGGCGCTTCAGGCCTCGGCGCGGCAGTCGAAGCGGCCACACGCGGCTACAAGACTTTGCTGCTCGAAGCTTATGACTACGCCAAAGGAACTTCGAGCCGCAGCACCAAACTGGTTCACGGCGGGGTGCGTTATCTGGCGCAGGGCAACGTGTCGCTGGTGCGCGAGGCGCTACACGAACGCGGCCTGCTCAAGAAAAACGCGCCGCACTTGGTTCACGACCTCGGCTTTTTGATCGCCTCGTACACATGGTGGTCAAAGCCGTTTTACGGCATCGGCATGAAGGTCTACGACGCGCTGGCCGGCAAGCTCAATTTGCAGCCGAGCCGCTTAGTCAGCAAGGCCAAAGCCTTGCAAATGGCTCCCACTTTGCAAAAAGCTGGCATTAAAGGTGGCGTGTTGTACTTTGACGGCCAATTCGATGATTCGCGCCTCGCTATTACCTTGCTGCGAACTTTTGAAGATTACGGCGGCGTGGCGCTGAATTACGCGCCAGTGGTGGGCCTGACCAAATCCGGCGGCAAGATTTCGGGGGTCAGCTTCCGAGATTCCGAAACAGGCAAAAGCTACGCCGTCAAAGCCAAAACGGTGATCAACGCCACCGGGGTTTTTGTAGACAGCGTCCGTAAGATGGACGACGCGCAGGCGAGGCCGATGCTGTCGCCTAGTCAGGGCGTCCACGTGGTGGTGGGCCGCCAATTCTGGCCGAGCGACAGCGCCCTGATGGTGCCGCGCACCGACGACGGGCGGGTGCTGTTCGCGGTGCCTTGGCACGATCATGTGGTGATCGGCACCACTGACACCGCCGTGCCAGAAGTCAGCTTGGAGCCGCGTGCTTTGCCCGAAGAAATTGATTTCATTCTCAAAACCGCTTCGCAGTACATGAATCCGGCTCCCACCCGCGCCGACGTGCAGAGCGTGTATGTTGGCCTGCGCCCGCTGGTCAAGGCGGCACAGGGCAGCGACACCAAGGCCATCTCGCGTGACCATGTCATTCGCATTTCTGAAAGTGGCCTGCTGACCCTGACCGGCGGAAAGTGGACGACTTACCGCCGGATGGGCGAAGACGCCGTCAACCGCGCCGCCAAGCTGGCGAACCTGCCCGAACGCCTGACCCTGACGCCGGGCCTGCGCTTACACGGCTGGAGCGAGGACGAGCGGGCCGACCACTGGAAGGTTTACGGCAGTGACGCCGACAAAGTTCAGGCTATGGAAGGAGCCGCCACGCCGCTGCACCCCAAGCTGCCTTATATGGAAGCCGAAGTGCGCTGGGCGGCCCAAATGGAACAGGCCCGCACCGTGGAAGACGTGCTGTCGCGGCGCTTGCGGGCGCTGCTGCTGAACGCTCAGTCGAGCATTGAAGCGGCCCCCCGCGTGGCTGAACTGCTGGCCGAAGAGCTCGGGCAAGACAAAGCTTGGCAAGCCGCACAAGTGGAGGAGTATCAGGACTTGGCGAAGGGTTACTTGCTGCCTGCCTGA
- a CDS encoding metallophosphoesterase family protein, giving the protein MRLAVIADLHANLEATLAVHEDLRRRDIKELWVLGDIVGKGPRPREVLQWVQQHASRTVQGNWDARVAGVTNRPQDLWPRSRLSAPELRYLAELPFGIEEQFGGAWWRFVHASSKGVFHRLYPHSSLHEQLEAFAPQPHLGLHEYADALVYADIHETLMLDVEGRPLINCGSVGNPLDSTLPSYLILEFAETGPSYSAQFVRLTYNRDAEIAAAEQSGMPFTREYIAELLTGAYQKRRARGEGTG; this is encoded by the coding sequence ATGAGACTCGCCGTCATTGCAGATTTGCACGCGAATCTGGAGGCGACCCTCGCCGTTCATGAAGACCTTCGCCGCCGCGACATCAAAGAACTCTGGGTGCTGGGCGATATCGTCGGCAAAGGGCCGCGCCCGCGTGAGGTGCTTCAGTGGGTGCAGCAACATGCCAGCCGCACCGTGCAGGGCAACTGGGACGCGCGGGTGGCCGGCGTGACCAACCGCCCGCAGGATTTGTGGCCGCGCAGCCGTCTGAGCGCCCCAGAGCTGCGCTACCTCGCCGAGTTGCCGTTCGGGATCGAGGAGCAGTTCGGCGGCGCGTGGTGGCGCTTTGTCCACGCCAGCTCTAAAGGGGTCTTTCACCGCCTTTACCCGCACAGCAGCCTCCACGAGCAGCTTGAAGCCTTCGCCCCGCAGCCGCACCTCGGCCTGCACGAGTACGCCGACGCCCTGGTGTACGCCGACATCCACGAAACGCTGATGCTGGACGTGGAAGGCCGCCCGCTGATCAACTGCGGCTCGGTGGGCAACCCCCTGGACAGCACCTTGCCGAGTTACCTGATCTTGGAATTTGCCGAAACTGGCCCAAGTTACAGTGCTCAGTTCGTGCGGCTGACCTACAACCGGGACGCCGAAATCGCTGCCGCCGAGCAAAGCGGAATGCCTTTTACCCGCGAGTACATCGCTGAACTCCTCACCGGCGCGTACCAAAAACGCCGAGCACGCGGTGAGGGTACCGGATGA
- a CDS encoding type IV pilus twitching motility protein PilT produces MTFGPDITDILRIAAEKNASDIILTVGLPPQFKLSGVYTQEDMETLTPADTRKLMYSMMNDKQQRQFEDKRELDFSFALGDQARFRVNAFVQRGSVGGVMRLIPTKIKSVQDLGLPQNVIEVANAPRGLVLVTGPTGSGKSTTLAAMIDYINVNKKLHIMTIEDPIEFMHQHKQSIINQREVGSDTYGFDNALRAVLRQAPDVILVGEMRDYETIKAAVTAAETGHLVMGTLHTNSAPESIDRIVDVFPEEQQEQIRVQLANNLVAVMTQQLIPRLDGGRVLAYELLIANPAVRALIREGKTYQIVSVMQTGSREGMVTMDAYLAGLFRRRVISYDAGLARSVDPKEFARLANDPGGANPNAAPSAGLGNSYNGSATSPAGRSAAGAGREMAPGYGASDARTPDAHSSDKPFGRR; encoded by the coding sequence ATGACTTTTGGCCCCGATATTACCGACATTCTGCGGATCGCCGCCGAAAAAAACGCTTCCGACATCATCTTGACGGTGGGCTTGCCGCCGCAGTTCAAGCTTTCGGGGGTCTACACCCAAGAAGACATGGAGACGCTCACCCCCGCCGACACCCGCAAGCTGATGTACAGCATGATGAACGACAAGCAGCAGCGCCAATTTGAAGACAAGCGCGAACTCGATTTTTCGTTCGCGCTGGGCGACCAAGCCCGCTTCCGTGTTAACGCTTTCGTGCAGCGCGGCTCGGTGGGCGGTGTGATGCGCCTCATTCCCACCAAAATCAAGAGTGTGCAGGATCTGGGATTGCCGCAAAACGTCATCGAAGTTGCCAACGCCCCGCGCGGTTTGGTGCTGGTGACCGGTCCTACCGGCTCCGGCAAGTCCACGACGCTGGCGGCCATGATCGATTACATCAATGTCAACAAAAAGCTGCACATCATGACCATCGAAGACCCGATTGAGTTCATGCACCAGCACAAGCAGAGCATCATCAATCAGCGCGAGGTGGGAAGCGATACCTACGGCTTCGACAACGCCCTCAGGGCCGTGCTGCGCCAAGCCCCCGACGTGATTCTGGTCGGCGAAATGCGCGATTACGAAACCATCAAGGCCGCCGTGACCGCCGCTGAAACTGGGCACCTGGTGATGGGCACGCTGCACACCAACTCGGCCCCCGAATCGATTGACCGCATCGTGGACGTGTTTCCGGAAGAGCAGCAAGAGCAGATCCGGGTGCAGCTCGCCAACAACTTGGTCGCCGTGATGACCCAGCAGCTCATTCCGCGCCTTGACGGTGGGCGGGTACTGGCCTACGAACTCTTGATTGCCAATCCGGCGGTCAGGGCGCTGATCCGCGAAGGCAAGACCTACCAGATCGTCTCGGTGATGCAGACCGGCTCACGGGAAGGCATGGTCACGATGGACGCTTATTTGGCGGGTTTATTCCGCCGCCGCGTCATCAGCTACGACGCGGGCTTAGCGCGCTCGGTCGATCCCAAAGAATTTGCCCGCCTCGCCAATGACCCCGGCGGCGCGAACCCCAACGCCGCACCGAGCGCGGGCTTAGGCAACTCGTACAACGGCTCGGCCACGTCGCCAGCAGGCCGCAGCGCTGCGGGCGCAGGCCGTGAAATGGCCCCCGGCTACGGCGCTTCAGATGCCCGAACGCCGGATGCCCACAGCAGTGACAAGCCGTTCGGGCGGCGCTAA